The following nucleotide sequence is from Acyrthosiphon pisum isolate AL4f chromosome A2, pea_aphid_22Mar2018_4r6ur, whole genome shotgun sequence.
GTACGTTTCGATGCCAAATATATCGTTAATGACACCTGAAACCATGACAGTCCCAACCAGGTCTACAACCCTACCGGAACTCAATTATGTAGCGATGCCAGTCACTGGTGAGGATTTACAGGATACGGATGTTGCAATAATAGACCAAGGGGTAACCACGAACGCTGTCAACCCTAGGAGCCGATCTTTTGTCATGTCTTCGACAATTTCATTCAACGACAATGATTTGGACGTGGCCAAGAGTCGTGCGAGCTATTACACTGAAAGTCGACTGACCAAAGTATTTTTATCCATGCCAAATATTATGTCAAAGACACCCGAAACGGCAATTCAAGTGCCGTCCGCCACGACTAGTCCCAATAGAGTTGAAGACCCTGACCGGACTCAATGTGGCGATGCCGGTCATCTGTGTAAAACTGCAGCATACAGATGCTGCAATAACGAACCAGGTGGTAACCACGAACAAGGTCAAAACTATAAGAGCCGGTCATTTTGGAAACGTACTAAAAAATTCTTCAGGCGATTATTGTGCTGCGCGTAGTTCCGAGCAATTGCTGTTGCGCCTTTGTAGATGCtcctataatattaactatactatagttaatatatCTACCGTATAGCccggtataggtacaatgtacaacaataatttattttaattattttgatgctCTGTCgaaaatgtgtattatgtataaaatgtataaaatgtttgaaataaatgtacaacatttcgaaataaaacactaaaatgaaatgtttaaaatataataatttgtatcacctacatattattaatttatttatgttagaggtatattattatgtataagtaacacttttgataaatattcctgtatatatataaaaatatttgaaataattataggtacctactgtaattaatattgtattaatttagcacaaatatatattttcattgaataattcaattggtttcttttttatgtattattatttattagtaaacgCCAAAAccctatgtaaaattaatttttagtgtagGTATGAAAATCAATTGACTAgtaatttcggtttttttttgtaactgctttaaaaaaaatttataagattgacctaaaattgaatttaagatttttgactgaggaacaaaaattgttattttttttttgtccattttatacagtttatttacaaaataattttcaaatgttcatgatttagaTGCATTTCaacaacttatgaagaactttgtattacaattttgaattttgagctTATTTATCACgtgaaaaattataagtataatcgATTAATTGTTATAACCGCGCAGGCCTAGGTTACTACGTAACACCAGTACGTACTTGAGTATTTGAGTAGGATTGGATTGTAACTTAAAGTATGTGCAATATTATGTAGGCACCTATAAactatgatcataatataataatttatttatgtataatgatatttactatttacttattaacacaatattttggTATACCGCTTACTAACCATACAATTTAGATAACCGCAacccaatttattttttgataatcatAGTTTATGTTGGATATAGTGTAGTCGCTTTTACTAAAGCGACCCGCTGTCATAACCATGGTTAAATCGCGGTCGTCTAAACCACTCTCACCGAAAACTACGACGCAAAAACGATGAGGTTATTggaaataccataatatattatatggtactcGGTGTTAGAGGGAGGGGGTTGTACGAGTGATTTCCGCGCTGACGATGACGATAATGATACAGGGGTGTTAAATCTCCATCATGATTTTTTATGTCATCAACAAATTATGTTGACGTGCTACAAATTTGTCAACCGTATACTTCATTAATTTAGCACCACACTAGGCgactactaatatattttatacgttacgGATATCTAATTATCGCCGTCGTcggtgtaataaatattaataaaatataatataatatgtgatgtaGGTAGtgatttctgattatttttTCACGGTCGCTTGTGGATTTCAATCAACTCCGACGCTGTTGTATTAGCTGCAGGGCGCGCaagtaaatagataataattataatataatatatatatgtgttagtTATAATCGTCCGCACGTCATGATATGCAgctgaatttaatattattattatttgcgcataataatataatatgcatatcgCATACGTAGcggtataaaaacatattataatgctattattataagCCCTCTCTCAGCTCAGTCGAAATAAATACGTAAAATCTTCGTGAATCGatgtaatatacttaatacgtattatttagtatcagttataatagtatacataatattgtatacctatgttctgtaaataatatgtgtattttaatgaataatttaataatataagaataagtaCGTTTAGATAACTACCtagttataattgttttatttttccaaaactCACACAAAACTTGCTCTAAACTAATATTGTGATCGAAGAAGTTAAATGATCATAAAAAGGTGGCCACGAtggttttttgaaatattttgtttctcagtattatttgatttttataacaatttatttgtgtAGTCTTTCCGTTCGCGTCGTGCGTGGtgagctaaaaaaaattataggtaggtgaTTTTATTAGACTAAAACTTTTCGATTCAAAGTGTTTGGGGGTGAAACAGTAAActactaaaaatacaaattttatggTAGTGGAGATGGGTGATGGGAGTTGGACATGAAATTACTTTGAAAAACACCGAAATGTAGACTGATCATTGTGACGTCTAAGAAAAAACGTAATGCGAGAGCGgtggataaatgtttttaaataaacaattaacttGGTTACAGGTCATCCATCttggtttgattatttttagttatgagGTAATagatcaatgataatattattaaaatgctaTACAGATTTctactataacaataaaattggtTGCTACGAGGTACGATGAATCGCTGACCGTGACAATAACCTATTAAAACTTGGTCTTGGTTAGTATATCACATATCATTATGATGATGATCATAAATTGTGACTTAAGTATCTAcattcaatatataaaaaaaatattattttgcttatcgttatcattttttttcttttttgaacaACATAGGTTTTTATTCCCGTGTTccgaagcaaaatatttttctgggtACTTTTATAGAAGGATACAAATTTGAATatcaaataagtattttataactaagtttagtttttataattaaagttatGATCGTGGTGAATTGGACCTATATACAGGGCCGGCGAGAGCTTTGGTGGGCCCCAGGGCTGATTATTTCCGGGCCCCGTCActtctatttatatatacttatagctagtaggtatatattatagatagttgTTTAATTTTGAGCAAACGGACGATAATGGCCTGGATCTGCAGGGCCTTTGCGGCTATGCCTAAATACGCCCCTAACAACGCATTATTAACAAGACAAGTGTTAATAAATCTAACGTGAGTACACCCTTAAAAGTCTGACGAGAATGTACACGTGTTAAGTCAATCGATCATCGTTATAGTATTGTATCCGCGTGAAATACGATgcgaatatacataatatataattttatattttgtgagtGAATCTCATTGTGTACGAAtactagtaattaataataatacataatattataatgatattttactcCGACGGCTTGACAGTCCtcgaatattgtattattatactaacagTATActggtactatatatatttatacatctaTATCGCTTATGGTCGAAACGGTGGTTAATCTTAAATTGTAGGTActaagatatattaaaatatgaacaggttataatgttaaatggattatattatattactatattttgtaagtatcgtattataaaacaataatgaaatatgGTGTATGTCACAGTATAATTATTGCATACTAACCTCGCGAATGTatcgtgtttatatttttttaaataaaatatttaaaaacgtttcgCGTTTAATTACGGCATCCTCGAACATCATGTTatgtacaacattattataacacgtacatgttttatatatttatttaaactcgaCCGTgcgtaattatatataatataatcatacatacttggactatatatttattcatggCGTGCGTGTTTTAAACGAGGAGGAGTTAGGTGTTACGTTTTAAATTagccaaaaaaaattcaaattaaaaaagggGTTTATGTTTTCACATACTTTGATgccacacatatatatatatacatataaatgtgaATACCTTTGTACTATTTCATCGACATGGTCGTCctcattataatgttatgtaccgatatacataacattataatattatacataggtactagtTGAGCGATGGCGATATATGccgatattatatgtattatgaattcCCGAGTGGGTAAACGGGTATGCGGTAAATACTTATAACCTATATTTCccatcaaacataaaattatattataacgcatGTCGTTGTTCacggaaaaatataatattataatattttaatagtgtgACAAGCACTCGTTATTCTGACAGTGGACGTAATTGCATACATAAACGGTCTATGagtagtataggtatacatattacatataataattaaatgtatacgtataatatatatatatatatatatatatgggatGAACCATTTGACATAAGGCATACTCATTATATTCTCagaaaacaataacatttttaaaaatatttcttttacataattttaggtcgttaaaaaaacaatatttttggatataaatgatattttttaagtttttacaccttttttgtattttgtattttgaaccAGAATAATTTTTAGAGCgtttcgatacataaaaataaaatttcaaacattagTTTGttagtaataggtatttaaagtacctatactgatGAACGAAGTATAGTGAACCGACATTTTGCGGAGTACCCTTGTACCACTCCAATCCGTTGATCTAAGCTTTTAACACTTAtgaagttataactcataaactactcattcaaaatttgatttttaagtactctaaaaatattttgtttggaaATAAGGTATTAAATATGCATGTCATCgtcaaaacaatttgaaattaaagaaattattagaataaaaaaatttttttgtataaatagtgttttttttttttttaatgcaacttaaaattatgtaaattatcattttcaaaaatgttcttagtttttgaaataatgaatgacTTTCATTAAATAGATCACCcagtatatacaaaatataatatattgcttacatttttatattatgtgttatgtaCGGGAATTCGTACCCGCGGCGGTCTGCAATTACGACACTAAGCCAAAAGTCACCACACTCGAACTTTTAGATAAATCggacaatcatttttattatcttcGTACGATAAACTCTTAACCTAGTTTTTTGCAGGTACGCTTGCAATGGTAAATGTGTTTTGTGCACCGCAATACTGTATccctatacctataatgtagtATCTATAGTTACAtaacgctataatattataataatgtattatgccCACTGTGCAATTTATGTTTCATAACGTTATGGGGACgttattatagtcttttataTCAACGTTGCTTTGTAACGTAAGTACGATATAGCCGGTTTGTTTTTGTGTGCtaaaaaaagttacaaataGTGAAGTACCACATGAAACGTACCATAGCTGTTTTTGTGTGCTGTTATAAGTTATCAAAAATTAGGTACACATGAAACGTACCGACGTCGTTATCAAGGGGCTCTTGTTATAATTAGACGTAGCGCGTCGGTGTTGTTTTCCAATTTCTGGGTAATACCCTGATACCCCGTATGACCGTATGAAAGGTttatattaaactgtatatatatataatatgtatattatcaacaataagtaattgacaatataatattataattgtcaataaaattcaTTATGTCCTGTGCTCCCGACTCGTTCGTTTGTCTACGGCACTACGCGTTTTCGGTTCTCATGCTCTTATGCTCAGCGTTTGAACGTTCAACTGTACTAAACATTTATTCAATAATCGCATcgagatttattattttattatggNNNNNNNNNNNNNNNNNNNNNNNNNNNNNNNNNNNNNNNNNNNNNNNNNNTgtaggtatttatgtattaagGATTAATGACatgcaaaaataacaaaaaataaatagaggttaaatatacacaatttttaaaattatttaataatgaataacttaCCTGTAATATTGGTCGGTATGGCCCGGTGTGAATATCACCTAAATCATTAGAGCTATTCGGCTGTACTTTCTGTACTATTACGGGCTCTTCAGATTCTTCAACTGTCAGTAAATTTTCTACTATGGCAGTGTCTTTGACCACTACGGGCACTACgcattcatcattttttttttttattaatattgtaaatattaaaaactttattgttCATCTTAATATCGTATAGCAATAAATTCACAAAACAAataagaaataagtaataacaatagtcaataactgAAAAGTACAGAGGCGTAacgttttataattgtaaatatttttcaatattccaACCTCAATTACAAGACAGATGACAGTACGACAAAGCTTATCAATGCAATcactaaatattacaaaataatataaaacccacAGTCCCAGtcaaaaaatagatatttttcagttaatatattttatcaaacataatcgTTATCTCTTATCTATTTTACTTGAAAACTTttcaagatttaaaatattcatttctttttttccaagtgacaaaataaaattttacgtgtaatatttaaaattaatgaaggatattattttttttgggggcCCACTGTGCAATTTATGTTTCATAACGTTATGGGGACgttattatagtcttttataTCAACGTTGCTTTGTAACGTAAGTACGATATAGCCGGTTTGTTTTTGTGTGCtaaaaaaagttacaaataGTGAAGTACCACATGAAACGTACCATAGCTGTTTTTGTGTGCTGTTATAAGTTATCAAAAATTAGGTACACATGAAACGTACCGACGTCGTTATCAAGGGGCTCTTGTTATAATTAGACGTAGCGCGTCGGTGTTGTTTTCCAATTTCTGGGTAATACCCTGATACCCCGTATGACCGTATGAAAGGTTTATATTaaactgtgtatatatatatataatatgtatattatcaacaataagtaattgacaatataatattataatcgtcaaTAAAATTCATTATGTCCTGTGCTCCCGACTCGTTCGTTTGTCTACGGCACTACGCGTTTTCGGTTCTCATGCTCTTATGCTCAGCGTTTGAACGTTCAACTGTACTAAACATTTATTCAATAATCGCATcgagatttataattttattatggcCGATAATAAAAGAAAGGtatgttttactttaaaatatttttcattatttatttattaacctggtaagtacctacattttgtatATAGTTACCATTATTAAGAGGATGGCAGCGCAATATTTTTCTCTCAGACTCATGCACAACTTAGATAAATCGCTTTCACTTACTATCATTGTTTTATGATtgacaatatacttatattatatatctatcggttttatatttttttattatttgactgaatttgactttcaaaataaaaacaaaattttgtaaatttaaattgttttgaaacaatGTTTAAACAAATCGATATGTTTACCCTCAAAAATTTAATCTctaaaatttttgtaattggtgattttactctaagattactcaaaaacataaaaaaaatgattctgcgtaaatgtgttttgtctatgttgcgcgtggtcagacagaaaataaaacaaacagtacgctgacatcctctgaagtctgaactcaatataatataatatgtaacataacaATATCTGGTATCTACTTGTATAGGTTTCTCCAAGGTGGGTGATTGTCTTATTCCCTGAGTACAATAAGGAGTATAGTGTTGTACCAATAAATTGGTTGACTCAAACCAATCCTCAGTTTTGCTACTGGCCACCTGGAATTGTTGACAGTGATGTCCTACAAATGGCTGAGGATCCTCAATATACATGGACTAAGTATCAAGTTAATGTTCATGGTGGGAACAAAACTTATGGTAAGCAATTatgaaaacttatttaataaatagttagaatttatttgtaaacaattataaaaattgactcataaaaaaatatttgatttatatcacAGATAACTTTAGGAAAGCATGGTATCAGCAGGTAGAGATTGAAAAATCAACTACGGAAACAGAAATAGAAGAACACGAAGTCTTAAGACATAAAAGAACTAAAAAGATGCCATCTTTGAAAAATAAGTCTGTATTTGATGTATCTGATGAAAGCGATAATTCCAGAAATTCTGAtagtaattgtttaaattttcatttcttttatttgttaatgtcattagttataatttaaataattgtatttaggttGTTTTGATGTAATGGCTTCATCTTCCAACCAACATTTAACAGTAACTGTTCCGGCTGCACCGATAGGTATATTAGCTTCAACTAGTAGTTTTTCACCAACAGTTGGAGTAGAGTCTGCATATAGTCTGGATTACACAGAATTGAtgccaaaaatatcaaaacaaaccATTCAAACTGCTCATTTGTGTTCTGCATCAGACATTTCACCTAAGGTATTTATAGTTACTTATGTCTTGccattataatgttttgtatgTTTATGTATCAATCTAAACGTAGCATATAGATTTTCAACTTGTACTTAATAACTACATATTCCATAATTCACATAAATGTTTTAGCAAAGCAATTCAATAGACACATTAAGTGAGATGGTTCTTCAacaaaataatggtaataatacttaatactcaAATATTGAAGtgatggaaaaataatttttttaaattacttttgaataattaataccccattggtacctaataatataataatgttgtgttaaaaaaaaaatacaatttttatcaataaatattttaacaaagataaatcattaaatatttcataatttaatacttaaaataactgCTTGAATGTATAACTCAggtctttttttaaaattaataattgagttaaattaatatattttataactttagctataaactatatatttgctttaggttaactattattttatatccagggattgtcataaaagaaatacaattttaaaaaaccgCCTTCATGCCAACCAAGGTTATTGaatcataatatagattttataataattcattcttTATAGTGTcacacaaattgtatttaataaaacattaaaaaattaattaaaaaacaagattCCAATTATAATCAagaaatataatgcatattataatttttgaataatataaattgtatattcaacatttttttagttagtatgtatgcacaatgcacatatCTCAATGTTTTTTAGTGTATTCAATTCTGAGCAGTGCTTTtaacttaaagtttttaatacaaCCTAACTTActcaaactaaatttttttttcatcaacttttgtttcaaacaatataaatatatactatattttaactggtattataagttttgtttaatattttcttctaaCATATCTAGATCAAACAGTAAAAATGATGttgaatagaatattaataaaaatagctaatatcgaaaatattttatcaaaaaataatgaagataACTCTGCTCTATTAGACGAATCGTTTATATCCAAATTTCCTATTACTAACGCGGAAGGATTTTTGTTGGTAGAAACTTGTATCTTGAATGAACACAGCTTTGTTTCAAAACtggtaaattatttgttttcaaatgttttcacgtataaatacaatacatgtataatgtattggtataacaaatgataatacattatttcattgtagaaattttttattcgat
It contains:
- the LOC107883830 gene encoding uncharacterized protein LOC107883830 isoform X2 translates to MADNKRKVSPRWVIVLFPEYNKEYSVVPINWLTQTNPQFCYWPPGIVDSDVLQMAEDPQYTWTKYQVNVHGGNKTYDNFRKAWYQQVEIEKSTTETEIEEHEVLRHKRTKKMPSLKNKSVFDVSDESDNSRNSDSCFDVMASSSNQHLTVTVPAAPIGILASTSSFSPTVGVESAYSLDYTELMPKISKQTIQTAHLCSASDISPKQSNSIDTLSEMVLQQNNDQTVKMMLNRILIKIANIENILSKNNEDNSALLDESFISKFPITNAEGFLLVETCILNEHSFVSKLKFFIRSIGGRDGKEHIIRSLSKLLTNEYAGKCTMTGRGKNIITKLGDTELIKILTKVIKENSKNNITNSDIEVEIAEWLRRANTRVHREKQN